A single region of the Gossypium arboreum isolate Shixiya-1 chromosome 12, ASM2569848v2, whole genome shotgun sequence genome encodes:
- the LOC108479561 gene encoding respiratory burst oxidase homolog protein A-like yields MEIDDEAPLSDSVTIAISLSPSSSSSYSSSSSSCSASVVPHPFSPLQQTAESPPFRPLRMSESGGMLSLGGWSHDGERLRFVDAEGNEWGNVVNRFNQLATVKGGRNGHQEVVKWSDFGSCIGMRETAEFGEEVLRAMRGGRRDWKRDITKSELHSYWCRMTDPWLDSRILLFFDLCDRNMDGRIDEREMKQVISLISPINKLAIKNKEAEEYAALIMEALDLQHRGYIQVFHLNLCYLLRTILPKGSSTISYKKNHGQQQEPISKAEILFRSYWRRAWIIGLWLMICFALFTWKFIQYSHRAAFQVMGYCLSTAKGAAETLKFNMALILLPVCRNTITWLRNNPGLNSVIPFNDNINFHKVIAGGIVIGVILHGGTHLACDFPRISGSDRSVFRQTIAANFGYQQPSYFQILSTTEVASGIAMVVLMMIAFPLATKWPRRQSPSLPRSVRKVTGYNTFWYSHHLFVPVYALLIVHSMFLFLTDNLVEKTTWMYIAIPVLLYAGERIIRAIRSGFSEVEILKVSLYPGKVLSLKLQKPKGFRHKSGMYIFIQCPQISPFEWHPFSLTCGPEDDYLSVHIKTLGDWSCQLYSLFEEAILTGLKQYPKIYIDGPYGASSQDHIKYDIVVMVGLGIGITPFISILKDIATRLKKSSSNHAACGEGSLEKIPLKAYLYWVTREQSSFNWFTDVMKEIADTNQKQAVVEVFNFLTSVYQEGDARSALITIIQSLYQAKYGIDIVSRTPVRTQFGRPNWFNIFSKLARRHRGARIGVFYCGPMTLARELEKLCTKFSTKTNTIFVFHKENY; encoded by the exons ATGGAGATTGATGATGAAGCTCCTCTCTCTGACTCAGTCACCATTGCCATCTCTCTCtcaccttcttcttcttcttcctattcctcttcctcttcttcttgTAGTGCTAGCGTTGTCCCTCATCCCTTCTCTCCGCTTCAACAAACCGCCGAATCACCGCCGTTCCGCCCCCTCCGTATGTCGGAGAGTGGAGGGATGTTATCGTTAGGCGGCTGGTCTCACGACGGCGAACGGCTGAGGTTCGTCGACGCAGAAGGGAACGAGTGGGGGAATGTAGTCAACCGATTCAACCAGCTGGCCACCGTTAAAGGCGGCCGAAATGGGCATCAAGAGGTTGTGAAATGGTCGGATTTTGGTTCTTGCATAG GAATGAGGGAAACGGCGGAATTTGGAGAAGAGGTGTTAAGAGCAATGAGAGGAGGAAGAAGAGATTGGAAAAGGGATATCACCAAAAGTGAACTTCACAGTTATTGGTGTCGCATGACCGATCCTTGGTTGGATTCTAGGATTCTTTTATTCTTTGACCT CTGTGATAGAAATATGGATGGAAGAATTGATGAGAGGGAGATGAAGCAG GTTATCTCGTTAATTTCACCTATAAATAAATTGGCAATAAAAAATAAGGAAGCCGAAGAATACGCTGCTTTAATCATGGAAGCCCTTGACCTTCAACATCGAGGCTATATCCAGgtatttcattt aaatttatgttatttattgagGA CAATCTTACCAAAAGGCTCATCAACGATTTCATATAAAAAGAATCATGGTCAACAGCAAGAGCCAATATCAAAGGCGGAGATATTGTTTCGTTCATATTGGAGACGAGCATGGATTATTGGGTTGTGGTTGATGATTTGCTTTGCTCTTTTCACGTGGAAATTCATCCAATACAGTCATCGAGCAGCCTTTCAAGTGATGGGTTATTGTTTATCCACTGCAAAGGGAGCTGCTGAGACCTTGAAATTCAACATGGCTTTGATCCTTCTACCTGTTTGTCGAAATACAATAACATGGCTGCGGAACAACCCTGGCCTTAACTCCGTTATTCCATTTAATGACAACATTAACTTTCATAAA GTAATTGCAGGAGGGATAGTGATTGGTGTTATCCTCCATGGAGGCACACATCTGGCCTGTGATTTCCCAAGAATTAGTGGATCAGATCGGTCTGTTTTTCGACAAACTATTGCAGCTAACTTTGGGTATCAACAACCATCATATTTCCAGATATTGTCCACAACTGAGGTTGCATCAGGGATTGCTATGGTGGTGTTAATGATGATAGCATTTCCATTAGCCACCAAGTGGCCTCGTCGCCAGTCTCCGTCCCTTCCGAGATCTGTCAGAAAGGTCACCGGATACAATACGTTTTGGTACTCCCACCATCTGTTTGTTCCGGTTTATGCTTTGCTCATTGTTCACTCAATGTTCCTCTTCCTCACAGATAATTTAGTTGAAAAAACG ACATGGATGTACATCGCCATACCGGTTTTATTATATGCTGGAGAGAGGATAATTCGAGCTATAAGATCAGGGTTTTCTGAAGTGGAAATCTTGAAG GTAAGCTTATATCCAGGAAAGGTGTTGTCTCTCAAACTGCAAAAACCAAAAGGTTTTAGGCACAAAAGTGGCATGTATATTTTCATCCAATGTCCTCAAATTTCACCCTTTGAATG GCATCCATTCTCCCTAACTTGTGGACCAGAAGATGATTACTTGAGTGTGCATATCAAAACTCTTGGGGACTGGAGCTGTCAGCTATATAGTCTCTTCGAGGAg gCAATACTAACAGGACTAAAGCAGTATCCAAAAATATATATCGATGGACCTTATGGTGCTTCTTCTCAAGACCACATCAAGTATGATATTGTGGTAATGGTTGGTCTTGGCATAGGAATCACTCCTTTCATTAGCATCCTCAAAGATATTGCTACCCGCCTCAAAAAGTCCTCCAGTAATCAT GCAGCTTGTGGAGAAGGCAGCCTTGAGAAAATTCCATTAAAAGCTTATCTTTATTGGGTTACAAGAGAACAAAGCTCTTTTAATTGGTTCACGGATGTCATGAAGGAAATAGCAGACACAAACCAAAAGCAG gctGTTGTAGAGGTATTCAATTTCCTAACCAGTGTATATCAAGAGGGTGATGCTCGGTCGGCTTTAATCACCATTATTCAATCTCTGTATCAAGCCAAGTATGGCATTGACA
- the LOC108476659 gene encoding uncharacterized protein LOC108476659 isoform X1: MDSWLVATAAGYFAEYWQNLLSDRTRFPELRTQEAETGNGPLSSTKGLQQDISSDGREFSTRKVSDSYRHYVVSAAKVDSDSGFDSEMVGSSGHHMDHHLVSQSREDQCRKGPRSDTMRKRSTLETRYSYGHLLKPFSSLDSCIMAHLYMEHVNMEEYILTFPPSSPTAISRPLIVTDGSQIISRASGSFPNGSNRTVESTLHNLATFERSGNVFGIPPLPKVKSSDLRKKLKFKRGNRYSGRQSVPCKMDTANRFHSQQGPDDGAFLFSLGIFIGIVSSCIRNRREVLKLRGLLKHTENVVQDLHDELEMKDPVTVKEIANEKYESGETYDDSFHDRASSSVEQNFNNSKRCDGGESYYDKVGESSESMSQIEAELEAELERLGLNMNVSNLERRLSDLDELDPDFAEGELRSDMINAQALAESVSNKDSRDTSTTHSGNYAVSPRELSMRLHEVIQSKLKERIEELEMALRNSQKKVKLMEWQYKISRKISNSKLKYSSNPESPLANEEIDCQSGPLVMQLSGEALDAYIEAREELLKTDESEEEHDDDDGLPDIYRNKHQGELHKYDRIQNMSWGGQDGMYPKNTLEEAVYGGGRTLEDQHLRVHELVGVREDECSDGDDEMEKQLIEKIVEKSRKGSDALVNAERILFSMDGI, from the exons ATGGATTCATGGCTTGTTGCAACAGCTGCTGGTTATTTTGCTGAATATTGGCAAAATCTTTTGAGTGATAGGACTCGCTTTCCTGAGCTAAGAACTCAAGAGGCTGAAACCGGGAACGGTCCCTTGTCTTCGACAAAGGGACTCCAGCAAGATATTTCTTCAGATGGAAGAGAGTTTTCAACTAGGAAAGTATCAGATTCTTATAGACATTATGTGGTTTCAGCTGCAAAAGTGGATTCCGATAGCGGATTCGATAGTGAAATGGTGGGAAGTTCAGGACATCACATGGATCACCATTTAGTTTCTCAATCAAGAGAAGATCAATGTAGAAAGGGGCCTAGAAGTGACACTATGAGGAAAAGAAGCACACTTGAAACTAGATATTCATATGGACATTTACTCAAACCTTTTAGTTCCTTAGATAGTTGCATAATGGCTCACCTATATATGGAACATGTTAATATGGAAGAATACATACTTACTTTCCCTCCATCATCACCGACTGCGATATCGAGACCATTGATCGTAACTGATGGAAGCCAAATAATCAGCAGAGCAAGTGGCAGTTTTCCCAATGGATCAAATCGAACCGTGGAGAGTACGTTGCATAATCTAGCCACTTTTGAAAGGAGTGGAAATGTTTTTGGGATTCCTCCGTTGCCAAAAGTCAAGTCTTCAGATCTCCGCAAGAAGTTGAAATTTAAGAGGGGAAACCGGTATAGTGGAAGACAAAGCGTTCCTTGCAAAATGGATACTGCAAACCGGTTTCATTCACAACAGG GTCCGGATGATGGAGCGTTTCTGTTTTCTCTTGGTATTTTTATTGGCATAGTATCTTCTTGCATCAGAAATCGAAGGGAAGTGTTGAAGTTGAGAGGGTTGTTAAAGCATACAGAGAATGTAGTTCAAGATCTTCATGATGAGCTCGAGATGAAAGATCCGGTGACAGTGAAGGAGATAGCTAATGAGAAGTACGAATCAGGGGAGACGTATGATGATTCCTTTCATGACAGGGCATCATCTTCCGTGGAACAGAATTTCAATAATTCCAAACGATGTGATGGTGGAGAATCATATTATGATAAGGTAGGGGAAAGTTCAGAGTCAATGAGTCAAATCGAAGCTGAGCTCGAAGCTGAACTCGAGAGGTTGGGTCTAAACATGAACGTCTCTAACCTGGAGAGAAGATTGTCTGATCTTGATGAG CTTGACCCAGATTTTGCCGAAGGTGAATTGAGATCCGATATGATCAATGCACAGGCTCTTGCCGAATCTGTTTCAAACAAAGATAGCCGTGACACTTCTACTACTCATTCTGGAAATTATGCAGTCTCACCACGAGAGTTGAGCATGCGTCTACACGAAGTTATTCAATCGAAGCTCAAAGAACGTATAGAAGAACTTGAGATGGCCCTCAGGAACAGCCAGAAGAAGGTGAAACTAATGGAATGGCAGTATAAGATTTCACGAAAGATCTCTAACAGTAAACTGAAATATTCATCCAACCCTGAGAGTCCATTAGCAAATGAAGAAATCGATTGCCAGTCTGGTCCTCTAGTTATGCAACTATCAGGGGAAGCTCTAGATGCATACATTGAAGCTCGTGAAGAGCTGTTGAAGACGGATGAATCAGAAGAAGaacatgatgatgatgatggactACCTGATATTTATCGAAATAAGCATCAAGGCGAGCTGCATAAGTATGATCGAATTCAAAACATGTCTTGGGGCGGTCAAGATGGCATGTATCCGAAGAACACATTAGAGGAGGCCGTATATGGTGGAGGACGAACATTGGAAGATCAACACTTAAGGGTGCATGAATTAGTGGGTGTGAGGGAAGATGAATGTAGTGATGGTGATGATGAAATGGAGAAGCAACTGATAGAGAAGATTGTGGAGAAAAGTAGGAAAGGGTCTGATGCACTAGTAAATGCAGAGAGGATATTGTTTTCCATGGATGGAATCTAA
- the LOC108476659 gene encoding uncharacterized protein LOC108476659 isoform X2, with protein sequence MVGSSGHHMDHHLVSQSREDQCRKGPRSDTMRKRSTLETRYSYGHLLKPFSSLDSCIMAHLYMEHVNMEEYILTFPPSSPTAISRPLIVTDGSQIISRASGSFPNGSNRTVESTLHNLATFERSGNVFGIPPLPKVKSSDLRKKLKFKRGNRYSGRQSVPCKMDTANRFHSQQGPDDGAFLFSLGIFIGIVSSCIRNRREVLKLRGLLKHTENVVQDLHDELEMKDPVTVKEIANEKYESGETYDDSFHDRASSSVEQNFNNSKRCDGGESYYDKVGESSESMSQIEAELEAELERLGLNMNVSNLERRLSDLDELDPDFAEGELRSDMINAQALAESVSNKDSRDTSTTHSGNYAVSPRELSMRLHEVIQSKLKERIEELEMALRNSQKKVKLMEWQYKISRKISNSKLKYSSNPESPLANEEIDCQSGPLVMQLSGEALDAYIEAREELLKTDESEEEHDDDDGLPDIYRNKHQGELHKYDRIQNMSWGGQDGMYPKNTLEEAVYGGGRTLEDQHLRVHELVGVREDECSDGDDEMEKQLIEKIVEKSRKGSDALVNAERILFSMDGI encoded by the exons ATGGTGGGAAGTTCAGGACATCACATGGATCACCATTTAGTTTCTCAATCAAGAGAAGATCAATGTAGAAAGGGGCCTAGAAGTGACACTATGAGGAAAAGAAGCACACTTGAAACTAGATATTCATATGGACATTTACTCAAACCTTTTAGTTCCTTAGATAGTTGCATAATGGCTCACCTATATATGGAACATGTTAATATGGAAGAATACATACTTACTTTCCCTCCATCATCACCGACTGCGATATCGAGACCATTGATCGTAACTGATGGAAGCCAAATAATCAGCAGAGCAAGTGGCAGTTTTCCCAATGGATCAAATCGAACCGTGGAGAGTACGTTGCATAATCTAGCCACTTTTGAAAGGAGTGGAAATGTTTTTGGGATTCCTCCGTTGCCAAAAGTCAAGTCTTCAGATCTCCGCAAGAAGTTGAAATTTAAGAGGGGAAACCGGTATAGTGGAAGACAAAGCGTTCCTTGCAAAATGGATACTGCAAACCGGTTTCATTCACAACAGG GTCCGGATGATGGAGCGTTTCTGTTTTCTCTTGGTATTTTTATTGGCATAGTATCTTCTTGCATCAGAAATCGAAGGGAAGTGTTGAAGTTGAGAGGGTTGTTAAAGCATACAGAGAATGTAGTTCAAGATCTTCATGATGAGCTCGAGATGAAAGATCCGGTGACAGTGAAGGAGATAGCTAATGAGAAGTACGAATCAGGGGAGACGTATGATGATTCCTTTCATGACAGGGCATCATCTTCCGTGGAACAGAATTTCAATAATTCCAAACGATGTGATGGTGGAGAATCATATTATGATAAGGTAGGGGAAAGTTCAGAGTCAATGAGTCAAATCGAAGCTGAGCTCGAAGCTGAACTCGAGAGGTTGGGTCTAAACATGAACGTCTCTAACCTGGAGAGAAGATTGTCTGATCTTGATGAG CTTGACCCAGATTTTGCCGAAGGTGAATTGAGATCCGATATGATCAATGCACAGGCTCTTGCCGAATCTGTTTCAAACAAAGATAGCCGTGACACTTCTACTACTCATTCTGGAAATTATGCAGTCTCACCACGAGAGTTGAGCATGCGTCTACACGAAGTTATTCAATCGAAGCTCAAAGAACGTATAGAAGAACTTGAGATGGCCCTCAGGAACAGCCAGAAGAAGGTGAAACTAATGGAATGGCAGTATAAGATTTCACGAAAGATCTCTAACAGTAAACTGAAATATTCATCCAACCCTGAGAGTCCATTAGCAAATGAAGAAATCGATTGCCAGTCTGGTCCTCTAGTTATGCAACTATCAGGGGAAGCTCTAGATGCATACATTGAAGCTCGTGAAGAGCTGTTGAAGACGGATGAATCAGAAGAAGaacatgatgatgatgatggactACCTGATATTTATCGAAATAAGCATCAAGGCGAGCTGCATAAGTATGATCGAATTCAAAACATGTCTTGGGGCGGTCAAGATGGCATGTATCCGAAGAACACATTAGAGGAGGCCGTATATGGTGGAGGACGAACATTGGAAGATCAACACTTAAGGGTGCATGAATTAGTGGGTGTGAGGGAAGATGAATGTAGTGATGGTGATGATGAAATGGAGAAGCAACTGATAGAGAAGATTGTGGAGAAAAGTAGGAAAGGGTCTGATGCACTAGTAAATGCAGAGAGGATATTGTTTTCCATGGATGGAATCTAA
- the LOC108479821 gene encoding exocyst complex component EXO70E2: protein MDECQSAIPAHDGDLHVVAAAHHIVKALGTTKNLSDDLRKILIDLDAHLSLITSNIDSKGGKGFVEVEERLKRVERKIVIWESDRIMIWDSGPKEVSDYLEAVDEVQTLIDSLRGLSMNENQKQKELLHRASSLLQMAMSRLEEELIHMLVKHKQQSEPTYMPSPSSQRNVVYNESVVSLDNESAKEASSKSSRSDECGEYIVDLVPEHVIPDIKSIAKVMFASDYGQEFCEAFIGVRKEALEQHFDILENGKLSIEDVLKMEWCSLSTEMNKWIWSMKIIFRVYLMSEKRLCDQVLGEFGSVNSFCFLEIAKTTILCLLNFGEAIAMGPQEPEKLLRLLDMYETLADLVLDIDALFSEDGGSFVRLEFHKLLEGLADSVKAAFNTFRVAVSSNVSLYPFPGGGVHPLSKYVMNYISMFPDYSSTLNLLLEDQHSDVASLVSEPQCGPTASLSTSCPMACHLRSITSSLESNLHKKSKLYKDEALQHIFLMNNLHYMVQKVKGSELRPFFGDEWIRKHNAKFQQHEMNYERVTWSSVVLLLKDDNPGSSSLSKSAFKEKCKGFSIAFEEVYKNQTSWCIPDPQLREDLRISTSLKVVHAYRTFLGRNPAHVDDKCIKHTVEDVEKLLLDLFEGSPRSLRNSRRMMKT from the coding sequence ATGGATGAATGTCAATCTGCCATCCCAGCACATGATGGAGATCTTCATGTGGTTGCTGCTGCTCACCATATTGTCAAGGCATTAGGAACTACAAAAAATCTTAGTGATGATTTGAGGAAAATCCTTATCGATCTTGATGCGCACTTATCATTGATAACTTCAAATATCGATAGTAAGGGAGGAAAGGGATTTGTTGAAGTTGAGGAGCGACTGAAACGAGTAGAGAGGAAAATTGTGATTTGGGAGTCGGATCGAATAATGATATGGGATTCTGGACCCAAGGAAGTTTCCGATTATCTAGAAGCCGTAGATGAAGTTCAGACACTGATAGACAGTTTACGCGGCTTGTCCATGAATGAAAATCAGAAGCAGAAGGAACTTCTTCACCGTGCATCAAGTTTATTGCAGATGGCAATGTCAAGGCTTGAGGAAGAGCTTATTCATATGCTTGTTAAGCATAAGCAACAGTCTGAACCGACATACATGCCTTCTCCTTCTTCTCAAAGGAATGTTGTTTACAATGAGTCTGTTGTTTCATTAGATAATGAGTCAGCCAAGGAAGCATCGAGCAAAAGCTCTCGTAGCGACGAATGTGGTGAATATATTGTTGATTTGGTCCCTGAACATGTAATTCCTGATATCAAGTCCATTGCAAAGGTTATGTTTGCTTCAGATTACGGTCAGGAATTTTGTGAAGCTTTCATTGGTGTAAGGAAGGAAGCATTGGAGCAGCATTTTGACATTCTCGAAAATGGAAAACTGAGTATTGAGGATGTGCTGAAAATGGAGTGGTGTAGCTTGAGTACCGAGATGAATAAATGGATCTGGTCGATGAAGATCATCTTCCGTGTCTATCTCATGAGTGAAAAACGGTTATGTGATCAGGTCTTAGGGGAGTTTGGATCAGTTAATTCATTTTGCTTTCTTGAGATAGCGAAGACTACAATTCTTTGCCTCTTGAATTTTGGTGAAGCCATAGCAATGGGGCCTCAAGAACCCGAAAAGCTGCTTCGTCTGCTTGACATGTATGAGACTTTGGCAGATCTTGTTCTAGACATAGATGCATTGTTCTCAGAAGATGGTGGTTCTTTTGTTCGACTCGAGTTCCACAAGCTTCTTGAGGGATTGGCTGATTCCGTAAAAGCAGCATTCAACACGTTCAGAGTTGCTGTTTCTTCAAATGTATCATTATACCCTTTCCCTGGAGGTGGAGTTCATCCTCTCAGTAAATATGTCATGAATTACATCAGTATGTTCCCTGACTATAGCAGCACCCTCAATTTGCTTCTTGAGGATCAACATTCAGATGTTGCAAGTCTAGTTAGTGAGCCACAGTGTGGACCAACTGCGTCTCTTTCCACATCTTGTCCGATGGCTTGTCACCTTCGATCAATCACAAGCTCTTTGGAGTCCAATCTTCATAAGAAATCTAAACTATACAAGGATGAAGCTTTACAACATATTTTCTTGATGAATAACCTCCATTACATGGTTCAAAAGGTTAAGGGCTCGGAACTCAGGCCTTTCTTCGGAGACGAATGGATCCGTAAGCATAACGCAAAGTTCCAGCAACACGAAATGAACTATGAGAGAGTCACTTGGAGTTCAGTCGTTTTGTTGCTCAAGGATGATAACCCTGGCTCGAGTTCCCTGTCAAAATCTGCTTTCAAAGAAAAGTGCAAGGGCTTTAGCATTGCCTTTGAGGAGGTTTACAAAAACCAAACAAGTTGGTGCATCCCAGATCCACAGCTTCGCGAAGATTTGCGGATTTCGACTTCACTTAAAGTGGTCCATGCATACCGGACTTTTCTTGGAAGAAATCCTGCTCATGTTGATGATAAATGCATTAAGCATACTGTTGAAGATGTCGAAAAATTGCTCTTGGACCTTTTCGAAGGATCACCAAGATCGTTGCGCAATTCACGAAGAATGATGAAGACATAA